The proteins below come from a single Pseudomonas chlororaphis genomic window:
- a CDS encoding peroxiredoxin produces the protein MVRRLTAAMTFMGILLLAGCGNDYGVDQNGQAVASQRLDKQWLVLNYWAEWCAPCRTEIPEFNALADQLKGRNVGVFGVNFDQVQGEELKSASDKMGIRFTVLARDPAEIFDLPRSEGLPVTYIIDNQGKLREQLLGEQTAAGVMAKLEALQALK, from the coding sequence ATGGTAAGGCGACTGACGGCGGCAATGACATTCATGGGCATTTTGTTGCTCGCCGGCTGCGGCAACGACTACGGGGTAGACCAGAACGGCCAGGCCGTCGCCTCGCAGCGGCTGGACAAGCAATGGCTGGTGCTCAACTACTGGGCGGAGTGGTGCGCGCCGTGCCGCACCGAAATTCCCGAGTTCAATGCCCTGGCCGACCAGCTCAAGGGCCGCAACGTCGGCGTGTTCGGGGTCAATTTCGACCAGGTGCAGGGCGAGGAGCTCAAGAGCGCCAGCGACAAGATGGGCATCCGCTTCACCGTATTGGCTCGCGACCCGGCCGAGATCTTCGACCTGCCACGCAGTGAAGGGCTGCCGGTGACCTACATCATCGACAACCAGGGCAAGCTGCGCGAGCAGTTGCTCGGGGAGCAGACGGCGGCGGGGGTGATGGCGAAGCTGGAGGCGTTGCAGGCGCTCAAATAA
- a CDS encoding NAD(P)H-quinone oxidoreductase, whose amino-acid sequence MSTPYILVLYYSRSGSTHEMARQIARGIEQAGLEARLRTVPAISTECEAVSPDIPEQGPLYATLDDLKHCAGLALGSPTRFGNMAAPLKYFLDGTSNLWLTGALVGKPAGVFTSTASLHGGQETTLLSMMLPLLHHGMLITGLPYSESALIDTEGGGTPYGPSHHAGSDGKRGLNEHEVALCRALGSRLAKTAQLLEKGRG is encoded by the coding sequence GTGAGCACACCGTACATCCTGGTGTTGTATTACAGCCGCAGCGGCTCGACCCATGAGATGGCCCGGCAGATTGCCCGTGGCATCGAGCAGGCCGGGCTGGAAGCCAGGCTGCGCACGGTGCCGGCGATTTCCACCGAATGTGAAGCGGTGTCGCCGGACATCCCCGAGCAAGGCCCGCTTTACGCCACTCTCGATGACCTCAAGCACTGCGCCGGCCTGGCCTTGGGCAGCCCGACCCGTTTCGGCAACATGGCCGCGCCGTTGAAGTATTTCCTCGACGGCACCAGCAACCTGTGGCTGACCGGCGCCCTGGTGGGCAAGCCGGCCGGGGTGTTCACGTCCACGGCCAGCCTGCATGGCGGCCAGGAAACCACCCTGCTGTCGATGATGCTGCCGCTGTTGCACCACGGCATGCTGATTACCGGCCTGCCCTACAGCGAGTCGGCGCTGATCGACACCGAAGGCGGCGGCACGCCCTATGGGCCGAGCCATCACGCGGGAAGCGACGGCAAGCGCGGCCTGAACGAACACGAAGTCGCGCTGTGCCGGGCCCTGGGTTCGCGCCTGGCGAAGACGGCACAGTTGCTGGAGAAAGGCCGTGGCTAA
- a CDS encoding membrane protein, with protein MAKKPKILPPIAWLEPRVRIARLLSLLCFFGLVGLLSAYYLLIADLHGARPWVILLIELVPLLILAPGMLTGSARGHSWMCFVVNLYFIKGALAAYDPNRQLFGLLEMAASLAVFCSALLYVRWRFQLNRRLAGEGEVPVA; from the coding sequence GTGGCTAAGAAGCCCAAGATCCTGCCGCCCATTGCGTGGCTGGAACCGCGGGTGCGCATCGCCCGCCTCCTCAGCCTGCTGTGCTTCTTTGGCCTGGTGGGGTTACTCAGCGCCTATTACCTGCTGATCGCTGACCTGCACGGTGCGCGGCCCTGGGTCATCCTGCTGATCGAGCTGGTGCCGCTGCTGATCCTCGCCCCCGGCATGCTCACCGGCAGCGCCCGCGGCCACTCGTGGATGTGCTTCGTGGTGAACCTGTACTTCATCAAGGGCGCGCTGGCGGCCTATGACCCGAACCGGCAACTGTTCGGCCTGCTGGAAATGGCGGCGAGCCTGGCGGTGTTCTGCTCGGCGTTGTTGTATGTGCGGTGGCGGTTTCAGTTGAACCGGCGGTTGGCGGGGGAAGGCGAGGTCCCTGTCGCCTGA
- a CDS encoding lipoprotein translates to MKHTALAALIGMSLMGCAAEPVQLQHNRSYILEWIGERPLMDYSHLTITLGDDGRAYGNGGCNHWFAAYTLEGHRLNFGKIGSTRKLCAPAVMEQEGRFLQALEKVERWDIAPNEQMRFWPAQGKPLRWWLEEG, encoded by the coding sequence ATGAAACACACGGCCCTGGCCGCGTTGATCGGCATGAGCCTGATGGGTTGCGCCGCTGAACCTGTGCAACTGCAGCACAATCGCAGCTACATCCTGGAGTGGATCGGCGAACGGCCGTTGATGGACTACAGCCACCTGACCATCACCCTCGGCGACGATGGTCGCGCCTATGGCAACGGCGGCTGCAACCACTGGTTTGCCGCCTACACCCTGGAAGGCCACCGCTTGAACTTCGGCAAGATCGGCAGCACCCGCAAGCTCTGCGCCCCGGCCGTGATGGAGCAGGAAGGCCGCTTCTTGCAGGCGCTGGAAAAGGTCGAGCGCTGGGACATCGCGCCCAACGAGCAGATGCGCTTCTGGCCCGCCCAGGGCAAGCCGCTGCGCTGGTGGCTAGAAGAAGGCTGA
- a CDS encoding membrane protein, which produces MIHHVVGLFTHPDQEWKEIRGDQEESISHMYLTHTLILAAIPAISAFIGTTQVGWVIGNRPPVMLTQESALWMTVMSYLAMLGGVAVMGAFIHWMARTYDANPSLARCVAFATYTATPLFIGGLAALYPHMWLGMIVGTAAICYTVYLLYVGLPTFMNIPQDEGFLFSSSVLAVGLVVLVAIMAFTVIVWGLGVGPVYTN; this is translated from the coding sequence ATGATCCATCATGTCGTGGGACTCTTTACCCACCCTGATCAAGAATGGAAGGAGATCCGTGGCGATCAAGAGGAAAGCATCAGCCACATGTACCTGACCCACACGCTGATCCTGGCGGCCATCCCCGCCATATCAGCGTTCATCGGTACCACGCAGGTGGGCTGGGTCATCGGCAACCGCCCTCCGGTGATGCTGACGCAGGAAAGCGCGCTGTGGATGACGGTCATGTCATACCTGGCGATGCTGGGCGGCGTGGCGGTGATGGGCGCCTTCATCCACTGGATGGCCCGCACCTACGACGCCAACCCGAGCCTGGCCCGTTGTGTCGCGTTTGCCACCTACACGGCAACCCCTTTGTTCATCGGTGGCCTGGCGGCGCTCTACCCGCACATGTGGCTGGGGATGATCGTCGGCACGGCGGCCATCTGCTACACGGTCTACCTGCTGTACGTGGGCCTGCCGACCTTCATGAACATTCCCCAGGACGAAGGCTTCCTCTTCTCCAGCTCGGTGCTTGCCGTCGGCCTGGTGGTGCTGGTCGCCATCATGGCGTTCACGGTGATCGTCTGGGGCCTGGGCGTTGGCCCGGTGTATACCAATTAA
- a CDS encoding arsenate reductase, with translation MTDLTLYHNPRCSKSRGALELLEARGLTPTVVRYLETPLDAAQLERLLGKLGITARQLLRTGEEAYTDLNLADESLSQAQLIAAIAAHPKLMERPILETADKAVIGRPPEKILEILP, from the coding sequence ATGACCGATCTGACGCTTTATCACAACCCGCGCTGCTCGAAATCCCGCGGTGCGCTGGAACTGTTGGAGGCCCGCGGCCTGACGCCCACCGTGGTCCGCTACCTGGAAACCCCACTGGACGCCGCGCAACTGGAACGCCTGCTGGGCAAGCTCGGCATTACCGCCCGGCAACTGCTGCGCACCGGTGAAGAGGCCTACACAGACCTGAACCTGGCCGACGAAAGCCTGAGCCAGGCGCAGTTGATCGCCGCCATCGCCGCCCACCCGAAACTCATGGAACGGCCCATCCTGGAAACCGCCGACAAGGCCGTGATCGGTCGTCCGCCGGAGAAGATCCTGGAGATCCTGCCGTGA
- a CDS encoding histidine kinase, which produces MKWSDLPGRHSLFWKLACLLVAFCLLMIWLSWSWGRYMEVRNQFLSDEARHTLSHYAAEAEQAWSAGQQAGVEQWLQGMQQREASWVGVIGGDLQSLGDRPLTDSETQRLTFLRGLDWPIHKKGRPWLRVPFPGDPSVGSLVIELPERFLPGQYRVFWRVITNGVIPGLFTLLLCVGLYRLLVVPLNQLREQANAWRADQLNVRLSSHTTNRTDELGELGRAFDHMSERLQSTVALQQQLLRDLSHELRTPLSRLQVASESEQALPQLRERVAREVAGMQRLVDDTLQLAWLDTERAPLPGEAIQVQALWEMLSENACYESGWPADQLHCSVPADCWVQGNLNTLAQALENVLRNAIRHSPPGGVVRLAGQRDGAHWHLWLEDEGGGVAEQDLSRIFDPFIRLDGSRPGDGGFGLGLSIARNAVLRQGGGMWAENARKGLRLNLLLIASEPCTAPVARGFSETSHRPAGLRSSPQA; this is translated from the coding sequence ATGAAATGGTCTGACCTGCCGGGCCGGCACTCGCTGTTCTGGAAACTGGCGTGCCTGCTGGTGGCGTTCTGTCTGCTGATGATCTGGCTGAGTTGGTCCTGGGGCCGCTACATGGAGGTGCGCAACCAGTTCCTCTCTGACGAAGCCCGCCACACACTGAGCCATTATGCCGCCGAGGCCGAGCAAGCCTGGTCTGCCGGCCAGCAGGCGGGCGTCGAGCAATGGCTGCAAGGCATGCAGCAGCGGGAAGCGAGTTGGGTCGGGGTCATTGGCGGTGACTTGCAATCGCTCGGCGACCGCCCGCTGACCGACAGTGAAACCCAACGCCTGACGTTCCTGCGCGGGCTCGACTGGCCGATCCACAAGAAGGGCCGTCCGTGGCTGCGGGTGCCGTTTCCCGGTGACCCGTCCGTCGGTAGCCTGGTGATCGAGCTGCCAGAGCGTTTCCTGCCAGGGCAGTACCGGGTGTTCTGGCGCGTGATCACCAACGGCGTGATTCCGGGCTTGTTCACCCTGCTGCTATGTGTGGGCCTGTATCGCCTGCTGGTGGTGCCGCTCAACCAACTGCGCGAACAGGCCAACGCCTGGCGGGCCGACCAATTGAACGTGCGCCTGTCCAGCCACACGACCAACCGGACCGATGAACTGGGCGAGCTGGGACGCGCCTTCGATCACATGTCCGAGCGCCTGCAATCCACGGTTGCCCTGCAACAACAGCTGTTGCGCGACCTGTCCCATGAACTGCGCACGCCGCTCAGCCGCTTGCAGGTGGCCAGCGAAAGCGAGCAGGCGCTGCCGCAACTGCGCGAACGCGTTGCGCGGGAAGTCGCCGGCATGCAGCGGCTGGTGGACGACACGTTGCAACTGGCCTGGCTCGACACCGAGCGCGCGCCGTTGCCAGGCGAGGCGATCCAGGTCCAGGCGCTGTGGGAAATGCTCAGCGAAAATGCCTGCTACGAAAGCGGCTGGCCCGCTGACCAACTGCATTGCAGCGTGCCTGCCGATTGCTGGGTCCAGGGCAACCTCAACACCCTGGCCCAGGCCCTGGAAAACGTCTTGCGCAACGCCATCCGCCACTCACCGCCCGGCGGCGTCGTGCGGTTGGCCGGCCAACGCGACGGCGCCCACTGGCATCTGTGGCTGGAGGACGAGGGCGGCGGGGTGGCCGAGCAGGATCTTTCACGCATCTTCGACCCCTTCATCCGCCTCGACGGCTCCCGTCCGGGGGACGGTGGTTTCGGGTTGGGCCTGAGCATCGCGCGCAATGCGGTGCTGCGTCAGGGCGGGGGGATGTGGGCCGAGAACGCGAGAAAGGGATTACGCCTTAACCTGCTGCTAATCGCCAGTGAGCCCTGCACGGCCCCTGTGGCGAGGGGATTTAGCGAAACGTCGCACCGCCCCGCTGGGCTGCGAAGCAGCCCTCAGGCCTGA
- a CDS encoding 3-methyladenine DNA glycosylase translates to MRDYKWLHEYCLNRFGSAAELEAHLPVPKTPAQLRKISDDRYLSTMALRVFRAGLKHSLVDAKWPAFEEVFFKFDPEKVVLMSAEHLERLMQDARIIRHLGKLKSVPRNAQLILDVAHEKGSFGALIADWPVTDIVGLWTYLKKHGHQLGGLSAPRFLRMMGKDTFVPSYDVVAALNAQEIIDKVPTSLRDLATVQNAFNRWHEESGGRPMSQISMMLAYTVNH, encoded by the coding sequence ATGCGCGATTACAAGTGGCTGCACGAGTATTGTCTGAACCGCTTCGGTTCGGCGGCTGAACTGGAAGCCCACCTGCCTGTTCCCAAGACCCCGGCGCAATTGCGCAAGATCAGTGACGACCGCTACCTCTCGACCATGGCGCTGCGGGTCTTTCGCGCGGGCCTCAAGCACAGCCTGGTGGATGCCAAGTGGCCGGCGTTCGAAGAGGTGTTCTTCAAGTTCGACCCGGAAAAAGTCGTGCTCATGAGTGCCGAGCACCTGGAGCGACTGATGCAGGACGCACGGATCATCCGCCACCTGGGCAAGCTCAAGAGCGTGCCGCGCAACGCCCAACTGATCCTGGATGTGGCCCACGAAAAAGGCAGCTTCGGCGCGCTGATCGCCGACTGGCCGGTGACCGACATCGTCGGCCTGTGGACCTACCTGAAGAAACACGGCCATCAACTGGGCGGCCTGTCGGCGCCGCGCTTCCTGCGGATGATGGGCAAGGACACCTTCGTGCCGAGCTATGACGTGGTGGCCGCGCTCAATGCCCAGGAGATCATCGACAAAGTCCCCACCAGCCTGCGGGACCTGGCGACGGTGCAGAATGCTTTCAACCGCTGGCATGAAGAGAGCGGCGGACGGCCGATGTCGCAGATTTCGATGATGCTGGCCTACACCGTCAATCATTGA
- a CDS encoding chemotaxis protein CheY: MLKKLGIKGRVLLLTLLPTSLMALVLGGYFTWMQQSDLHAQLLQRGEMIAEQLAPLVAPAMSRQDTELLERIATQSLEQTDVRAVTFLAPDRSPLAHAGPTMLNRAPEGNSTQLLQRTGNDATRYLLPVFGKHRNLAGELIPEEADRLLGWVELELSHSGMLLRGYRSLFASLLLIAAGLGLTALLALRMGRTINRPLSQIKQAVAQLKDGHLETRLPPLGSQELDELASGINRMAGTLQNAQEELQHSIDQATEDVRQNLETIEIQNIELDLARKEALEASRIKSEFLANMSHEIRTPLNGILGFTHLLQKSELTPRQLDYLGTIEKSADSLLGIINEILDFSKIEAGKLVLDNIPFNLRDLLQDTLTILAPAAHAKQLELVSLVYRDTPLSLVGDPLRLKQILTNLVSNAIKFTREGTIVARAMLEDEHEDSVQLRISIQDTGIGLSAQDVRALFQAFSQADNSLSRQPGGTGLGLVISKRLVEQMGGEIGVDSTPGEGSEFWISLRLPKTRDDAEDLPGPPLLGRRVALLENHELARQALQHQLEDCGLHVTPFNTLESLTNGVTVAHPTDQAFDLAVLGITSNDMPPERLNQHIWDLEHLGCKVLVLCPTTEQTLYHLSVPNPHSQLQAKPACTRKLRRSLSDLVNPRPTRSEPNEPVASRAPKVLCVDDNPANLLLVQTLLEDMGAKVLAVESGYAAVKAVQKETYDLVLMDVQMPGMDGRQSTEAIRQWESERHCTPLPIVALTAHAMANEKRALLQSGMDDYLTKPISERQLAQVVLKWTGLALRNQSPERHGDAQTGGELLVLDHEEGLRLAAGKADLAADMLAMLLASLEADREAIRQASEANDHNALIERVHRLHGATRYCGVPQLRAACQRSETLLKQQDPKAAAALEELERAINRLASEARISA; this comes from the coding sequence GTGCTCAAGAAACTGGGAATCAAAGGCCGCGTGCTGTTGCTGACCCTGTTGCCGACCAGCCTGATGGCGCTGGTTTTGGGCGGCTATTTCACCTGGATGCAGCAATCTGACCTGCATGCCCAGTTGCTGCAACGTGGCGAAATGATCGCTGAACAACTGGCCCCGCTGGTCGCCCCCGCCATGAGCCGGCAAGACACCGAGCTGCTGGAGCGCATCGCCACCCAGTCGTTGGAACAAACCGACGTACGCGCCGTGACCTTCCTCGCCCCCGACCGCTCGCCGCTGGCCCACGCCGGCCCGACCATGCTCAACCGGGCGCCTGAGGGCAACAGCACGCAATTGCTGCAACGCACCGGCAACGACGCCACGCGCTACCTGCTGCCGGTCTTCGGCAAGCACCGCAACCTGGCGGGCGAACTGATTCCCGAAGAAGCCGACCGCCTGCTGGGCTGGGTCGAGCTGGAGCTGTCCCACAGCGGCATGTTATTGCGCGGTTATCGCAGCCTCTTCGCCAGCCTGTTGCTGATTGCCGCCGGCCTGGGCCTGACCGCGCTGCTGGCCCTGCGCATGGGCCGCACGATCAACCGCCCGTTGAGCCAGATCAAGCAGGCCGTGGCCCAGCTCAAGGACGGTCACCTGGAAACCCGCCTGCCGCCCTTGGGCAGCCAGGAGCTGGACGAACTGGCGTCGGGCATCAACCGCATGGCCGGCACCTTGCAGAACGCCCAGGAAGAACTGCAGCACAGCATCGACCAGGCCACCGAGGACGTGCGCCAGAACCTGGAAACCATCGAGATCCAGAACATCGAGCTGGACCTGGCGCGCAAGGAAGCCCTGGAAGCGAGCCGGATCAAATCCGAATTCCTGGCGAACATGAGCCATGAGATCCGCACCCCGCTCAACGGCATCCTCGGCTTCACACATCTCTTGCAGAAAAGCGAGCTGACCCCACGCCAGCTCGACTACCTGGGCACCATCGAAAAATCCGCCGACAGCCTGCTGGGCATCATCAACGAGATCCTCGACTTCTCGAAGATCGAGGCCGGCAAGCTGGTGCTCGACAACATCCCGTTCAACCTGCGGGACCTGCTGCAAGACACCCTGACCATCCTCGCCCCCGCCGCCCATGCCAAGCAGCTGGAGCTGGTGAGCCTGGTGTACCGCGACACGCCGTTGTCGCTGGTGGGCGATCCGTTGCGCCTCAAGCAGATCCTCACCAACCTGGTGAGCAACGCCATCAAGTTCACCCGCGAGGGCACCATCGTCGCCCGGGCCATGCTCGAAGACGAACACGAAGACAGCGTGCAGTTGCGCATCAGCATCCAGGACACCGGCATCGGCCTGTCCGCCCAGGACGTGCGGGCGCTGTTCCAGGCGTTCAGCCAGGCCGACAATTCACTGTCGCGCCAGCCGGGCGGCACCGGGCTGGGCCTGGTGATTTCCAAGCGCCTGGTGGAACAGATGGGCGGCGAGATCGGCGTGGACAGCACGCCGGGCGAAGGCTCGGAGTTCTGGATCAGCCTGCGCCTGCCCAAGACCCGCGACGACGCCGAGGACCTGCCCGGCCCGCCGTTGCTGGGCCGACGCGTGGCGCTGCTGGAAAACCACGAGCTGGCGCGCCAGGCCTTGCAACACCAGCTCGAGGACTGCGGCCTGCACGTCACGCCCTTCAACACCCTGGAAAGCCTGACCAACGGCGTCACCGTCGCCCACCCGACCGACCAGGCGTTCGACCTGGCCGTGCTGGGCATCACCAGCAACGACATGCCGCCGGAACGCCTCAACCAGCACATCTGGGACCTCGAACACCTGGGCTGCAAGGTGCTGGTGCTGTGCCCCACCACCGAACAGACGCTCTACCATCTCTCGGTGCCCAACCCCCACAGCCAGTTGCAGGCCAAGCCCGCCTGCACCCGCAAGTTGCGCCGCTCGCTGTCCGACCTGGTGAACCCACGGCCAACCCGCAGCGAGCCGAACGAGCCGGTGGCCAGCCGCGCGCCCAAAGTGCTGTGCGTGGATGACAACCCGGCCAACCTGTTGCTGGTGCAGACCCTGCTCGAAGACATGGGGGCCAAGGTGCTGGCGGTGGAAAGCGGCTATGCCGCGGTCAAGGCCGTGCAAAAGGAAACCTACGACCTGGTGCTGATGGATGTGCAGATGCCCGGCATGGACGGGCGCCAGAGCACCGAGGCGATCCGCCAGTGGGAAAGCGAGCGCCACTGCACGCCGCTGCCGATCGTCGCCCTCACCGCCCATGCCATGGCCAACGAAAAGCGCGCTCTGCTGCAAAGCGGCATGGACGACTACCTGACCAAACCCATCAGCGAACGGCAACTGGCCCAGGTGGTGCTCAAATGGACCGGCCTGGCCTTGCGCAATCAGTCGCCGGAGCGCCACGGCGACGCCCAGACCGGCGGTGAACTGCTGGTGCTCGACCACGAGGAGGGCCTGCGCCTGGCCGCCGGCAAGGCCGACCTGGCGGCGGACATGCTGGCGATGTTGCTGGCGTCCCTGGAAGCCGACCGCGAAGCGATCCGCCAGGCCAGCGAGGCCAACGATCACAACGCCTTGATCGAACGAGTCCATCGCCTGCACGGGGCGACGCGCTACTGCGGGGTTCCGCAACTGCGCGCCGCCTGCCAGCGCAGCGAAACCCTGCTCAAGCAACAGGACCCCAAAGCCGCCGCCGCCCTGGAAGAACTGGAGCGCGCCATCAATCGGCTGGCGAGCGAGGCCCGTATCAGCGCCTGA
- a CDS encoding transcriptional regulator, which yields MTPTSAVHPRILSIEDDPVLGAYVHEHLGRSGFDVTWCQNGQEGLDIACQQAFDVVLMDILLPGLDGLAALTRLRQSHSTPVLLMSALGAEADRISGFRLGADDYLPKPFSMAELHVRIEAILRRVALDRRPALAASGRQARDLAFDEERGDVHVGGQWAGLTRSEYRLLDVLQRSGDEVLSKAFLYQHVLQRGYAPHDRSLDMHVSQIRRKLKAIDYSARQVRTVWGKGYVLSADDEMV from the coding sequence ATGACTCCCACTTCCGCCGTTCACCCGCGCATCCTGTCCATCGAAGACGATCCCGTGCTGGGCGCCTACGTGCATGAGCACCTGGGCCGCAGCGGGTTCGACGTGACCTGGTGCCAGAATGGCCAGGAAGGCCTGGACATCGCCTGCCAGCAGGCTTTCGACGTGGTGCTGATGGACATCCTGTTGCCGGGCCTGGATGGCCTCGCGGCGCTGACCCGCCTGCGCCAGAGCCACTCGACCCCGGTGCTGTTGATGTCGGCGCTGGGGGCCGAGGCTGATCGCATCAGTGGCTTTCGCCTGGGCGCCGACGATTACTTGCCCAAGCCCTTCAGCATGGCAGAGCTGCACGTGCGTATCGAAGCCATCCTGCGGCGGGTGGCGCTGGACCGACGACCGGCGCTGGCGGCGAGCGGTCGCCAGGCCCGGGACCTGGCCTTCGACGAAGAGCGTGGCGATGTACACGTCGGCGGGCAATGGGCCGGCCTGACCCGCAGCGAATACCGCCTGCTCGATGTCCTGCAGCGCAGCGGCGATGAAGTGTTGAGCAAGGCCTTCCTTTATCAGCATGTGTTGCAACGCGGCTACGCCCCCCACGACCGCAGCCTGGACATGCACGTCAGCCAGATCCGGCGCAAGCTCAAGGCGATCGACTACAGCGCGCGCCAGGTGCGCACGGTGTGGGGCAAGGGCTACGTGTTGAGTGCCGACGATGAAATGGTCTGA
- a CDS encoding 2-hydroxyacid dehydrogenase, whose protein sequence is MRVILFSSQTYDRDSFSKAVAPAGLELQFQPARLNLDTVALAEHHEVVCAFINDDLSAPVLERLASGGTRLIALRSAGYNHVDLMAAQRLGLAIVRVPAYSPHAVAEHAVALIMALNRCLHRAYNRTRDGNFSLHGLTGFDLVGKTVGVIGTGQIGATFARIMAGFGCRLLAYDPYPNAQLEALGAHYLPLPQLLEQAQIISLHCPLNEQSRHLINAQSLAAMQRGAMLINTGRGGLVDTPALIEALKSGQLGYLGLDVYEEEAQLFFKDRSDQPLQDDVLARLLTFPNVIVTAHQAFLTHEALAAIATTTLDNIAAWAAGTPQNLVDG, encoded by the coding sequence ATGCGTGTGATTCTTTTCAGCAGCCAGACTTACGACCGCGACAGTTTCAGCAAGGCTGTAGCCCCCGCCGGCCTTGAACTGCAGTTCCAGCCGGCGCGCTTGAACCTGGACACCGTCGCCCTGGCCGAACACCACGAAGTGGTCTGCGCCTTCATCAACGACGACCTCAGCGCCCCGGTGCTGGAGCGGCTGGCAAGCGGCGGGACCCGGCTGATCGCCCTGCGCTCGGCCGGCTACAACCATGTCGACCTGATGGCCGCCCAGCGCCTGGGGCTGGCCATCGTCCGGGTGCCTGCCTACTCGCCCCACGCCGTCGCCGAACATGCGGTGGCGCTGATCATGGCCCTCAATCGCTGCCTGCACCGCGCCTACAACCGTACCCGCGACGGTAACTTCAGCCTGCATGGCCTCACCGGCTTCGATCTGGTGGGCAAGACCGTCGGGGTGATCGGCACCGGGCAGATCGGCGCGACGTTCGCGCGAATCATGGCCGGCTTCGGTTGCCGGTTACTGGCTTACGACCCCTACCCCAATGCCCAGCTCGAAGCGCTGGGCGCCCATTACTTGCCGCTGCCGCAACTGTTGGAACAGGCGCAGATCATCAGCCTGCACTGCCCGCTCAACGAACAGAGCCGCCACTTGATCAACGCCCAGTCCCTGGCCGCGATGCAACGCGGCGCCATGCTGATCAACACCGGGCGCGGCGGGCTGGTGGATACGCCGGCGCTGATCGAAGCGCTGAAGAGCGGTCAGTTGGGCTACCTGGGGCTGGATGTCTATGAAGAAGAGGCCCAACTGTTCTTCAAGGACCGCTCCGACCAGCCCCTGCAGGACGATGTCCTGGCCCGGCTGCTGACCTTTCCCAACGTGATCGTCACCGCCCACCAGGCCTTCCTGACCCATGAAGCGCTGGCGGCGATCGCCACCACCACTCTGGACAACATCGCCGCCTGGGCGGCTGGCACGCCACAGAACCTGGTAGATGGCTGA
- a CDS encoding tRNA 2-thiocytidine biosynthesis protein TtcA (TtcA; YdaO; catalyzes the thiolation of cytosine 32 in specific tRNAs; forms 2-thiocytidine (s(2)C)), producing the protein MGTLTVNQNKLQKRLRRLAGEAVADFNMIEDGDKVMVCLSGGKDSYTLLDVLMHLQKVAPIKFDIVAVNMDQKQPGFPEHVLPAYLESLGVEYHIVEKDTYSVVKELIPEGKTTCSLCSRLRRGTLYTFADEIGATKMALGHHRDDIVETFFLNMFYNGTLKAMPPKLRADDGRNVVIRPLAYCNEKDIQAYSDFKQFPIIPCNLCGSQENLQRQVVKEMLQEWERKTPGRTESIFRGLQNVVPSQLADRNLFDFTNLRIDENATPRFVNVVNL; encoded by the coding sequence ATGGGCACTCTTACGGTCAACCAGAACAAACTGCAAAAGCGCTTGCGCCGCCTGGCCGGTGAGGCGGTCGCCGATTTCAACATGATCGAGGACGGTGACAAGGTCATGGTCTGCCTGTCCGGCGGCAAGGACAGCTACACCTTGCTCGATGTGCTGATGCACTTGCAGAAGGTTGCCCCGATCAAGTTCGACATCGTCGCCGTGAACATGGACCAGAAGCAGCCCGGTTTTCCCGAGCACGTGCTGCCGGCCTACCTCGAGTCGCTGGGCGTGGAATACCACATCGTCGAGAAAGACACCTATTCGGTGGTCAAGGAACTGATTCCCGAAGGCAAGACCACCTGCTCGTTGTGTTCACGCCTGCGGCGCGGGACGCTCTACACCTTCGCCGACGAGATCGGCGCGACCAAGATGGCCCTGGGGCACCACCGCGACGACATCGTCGAGACGTTCTTCCTGAACATGTTCTACAACGGCACCCTCAAGGCCATGCCGCCCAAGCTGCGGGCCGATGACGGGCGCAACGTGGTGATCCGGCCGCTGGCCTATTGCAACGAGAAGGACATCCAGGCCTATTCGGACTTCAAGCAATTCCCGATCATCCCCTGCAACCTTTGCGGTTCCCAGGAGAACCTGCAGCGCCAGGTGGTCAAGGAAATGCTCCAGGAGTGGGAGCGCAAGACCCCTGGGCGTACCGAGAGCATCTTCCGTGGCCTGCAGAACGTTGTCCCATCGCAACTGGCGGATCGCAACCTGTTCGACTTCACCAACCTGCGCATCGACGAAAACGCCACGCCGCGCTTCGTCAACGTGGTGAACCTCTGA